One genomic segment of Amycolatopsis granulosa includes these proteins:
- a CDS encoding SAV_6107 family HEPN domain-containing protein, which produces MSIAVASHAAQRQPALPLPVRPPAAPAATALLADARRGIGEARHAAQPAPKFIAAYLAALRAGAAVLAARGRPHRGRARPASVWVLLETAAPELSDWTAYFAAHSAARAAAQAGNTRRITAERADDLLRQASRFVELARDVVHGRATAPEPGRVRQCDAPAALGKASRR; this is translated from the coding sequence ATGTCCATTGCCGTCGCATCCCACGCCGCGCAGAGGCAGCCGGCGCTGCCGCTACCGGTCCGTCCGCCGGCGGCACCCGCCGCCACGGCCCTGCTCGCCGACGCCCGGCGGGGCATCGGCGAAGCCCGCCACGCCGCCCAGCCCGCGCCGAAGTTCATCGCGGCGTATCTGGCCGCGCTCCGCGCGGGCGCCGCGGTGCTCGCCGCGCGCGGCCGGCCGCACCGGGGCCGCGCACGTCCGGCCAGCGTCTGGGTGCTCCTCGAGACGGCCGCGCCCGAGCTGAGCGACTGGACGGCGTACTTCGCCGCGCATTCGGCGGCCCGGGCCGCCGCGCAGGCGGGCAACACCCGCCGGATCACCGCCGAGCGCGCCGACGATCTGCTCCGCCAGGCGTCGCGGTTCGTCGAGCTGGCGCGGGATGTGGTGCACGGCCGGGCGACCGCGCCGGAGCCGGGCCGGGTACGGCAGTGCGACGCGCCGGCGGCCCTGGGAAAGGCGTCCCGGCGGTAA
- a CDS encoding maleylpyruvate isomerase N-terminal domain-containing protein, whose translation MGGHALVDHGRLLDVLGVEVELLLDTAREFPAETPVPTTPGLTIGEVVRHLGGVYRVATGWMTSGTRPAQWQDDPAPGQTGEEYLRDGLAALHRELTAHDPGEYAAGWWQADRTYGFWCRRMAHETTVHRIDVQNAADVIVAEVDDEIALDGVDEILALWFGQRLPMLGLSGTFAGTVAIRTGGHNWIARAGPGETVAWRCSGAEAERADGTVTGSPAAVYQWLWGRLGHAAVTWEGDDDPIGQFWALLRLATR comes from the coding sequence ATGGGCGGGCACGCACTCGTCGACCACGGCCGCCTGCTCGACGTGCTCGGCGTCGAGGTCGAGCTGCTTCTCGACACGGCCCGGGAATTCCCGGCGGAGACCCCGGTGCCGACCACGCCCGGCCTCACCATCGGTGAGGTGGTCCGGCACCTCGGCGGTGTCTACCGCGTCGCCACCGGCTGGATGACCAGCGGCACGCGGCCGGCGCAATGGCAGGACGACCCGGCGCCCGGCCAGACCGGGGAGGAGTACCTGCGGGACGGGCTGGCGGCGCTGCACCGCGAGCTCACCGCGCACGACCCGGGCGAGTACGCCGCCGGCTGGTGGCAGGCGGACCGCACCTACGGGTTCTGGTGCCGCCGGATGGCGCACGAGACGACCGTGCACCGCATCGACGTGCAGAACGCGGCGGACGTGATCGTCGCCGAGGTCGATGACGAGATCGCCCTCGACGGGGTGGACGAGATCCTCGCGCTGTGGTTCGGGCAGCGGCTGCCGATGCTCGGCTTGTCCGGCACCTTCGCCGGAACGGTCGCGATCCGCACCGGCGGCCACAACTGGATCGCCCGCGCGGGGCCCGGCGAGACGGTCGCCTGGCGCTGCTCCGGCGCCGAGGCCGAACGCGCCGACGGCACCGTTACCGGCTCACCGGCCGCGGTCTACCAGTGGTTGTGGGGCCGCCTGGGACACGCAGCGGTGACCTGGGAAGGCGACGACGATCCGATCGGGCAGTTCTGGGCGCTGCTGCGCCTGGCCACGAGGTGA
- a CDS encoding VOC family protein — MATRVDSLVIDGNRPGELARFWAELLGWTITHVQDDEVGVGAPGDDGLDLVFGTVPEVKDPAVKNRVHLDLASTSPEDQAATVGRALALGARKHDIGQGAVPWQVLVDPEGNEFCVLEPRPGYTTTEALAAVVIDSRDPLAQASFWAEAAGWRIANQEPGIVGLRAPTGRGPWLEFLRVDEPKAGKNRLHLDVAPFADGDTAAEADRLCGLGARRIDIGQGAVPWEVLVDPEGNEFCVLSPR, encoded by the coding sequence ATGGCGACGCGTGTGGACAGTCTGGTCATCGACGGGAACCGTCCCGGCGAGCTCGCCCGGTTCTGGGCGGAGTTGCTGGGCTGGACGATCACCCACGTCCAGGACGACGAGGTCGGGGTCGGCGCGCCGGGTGACGACGGCCTCGACCTCGTCTTCGGCACGGTGCCGGAGGTGAAGGACCCGGCCGTGAAGAACCGGGTGCACCTCGATCTGGCCAGCACCTCGCCGGAAGACCAGGCGGCCACCGTGGGCCGGGCGCTGGCCCTGGGGGCGCGCAAGCACGACATCGGGCAGGGCGCGGTCCCGTGGCAGGTGCTGGTGGACCCGGAGGGCAACGAGTTCTGCGTGCTCGAGCCCCGCCCCGGCTACACCACCACGGAAGCCCTCGCCGCGGTCGTGATCGACTCCCGGGACCCGCTCGCGCAGGCGTCGTTCTGGGCCGAGGCCGCTGGATGGCGGATCGCGAACCAGGAGCCGGGGATCGTCGGGTTGCGCGCGCCGACCGGGCGCGGGCCGTGGCTGGAATTCCTGCGCGTCGACGAGCCCAAGGCCGGCAAGAACCGACTGCACCTCGACGTAGCGCCGTTCGCGGACGGCGACACCGCCGCCGAGGCCGATCGGCTGTGCGGTCTCGGCGCCCGGCGTATTGACATCGGGCAGGGCGCGGTGCCGTGGGAGGTGCTGGTGGACCCGGAGGGCAACGAGTTCTGCGTGCTCTCGCCGCGCTGA
- a CDS encoding GNAT family N-acetyltransferase produces MPDPGAVSPVVWRVRIRMDDDPGTLARVAVRLAGLGCNILGLTVLPVPGGVLDEVAVRPATGLSKERLVEAIQAEGCECTCRTDADVRDLVDAPAAALAAARRAVDDPARQAEVLREVLAADLVTAVPLAEANPARVEGGHRVVFAVDGRTALVARRRWAPFVQLEVARAEALLNLLDRAQRAVTRPLAVTCADGAAIVLREGKPADADAVSALHGRCSMTTLFERYHTGMRTVPRRRLHRLLMPPRGLSLLAVCGRDVIGVGQLIPGPGEIAEVSLLVEDIWQRNGVGTALLKRLAEIAGARGCRRLVAMSLPGRDAIHRTAVRAGLAPEPPEEEGLLRIDLRPAGPHLLSDL; encoded by the coding sequence ATGCCCGATCCCGGTGCGGTGTCACCGGTCGTCTGGCGGGTGCGCATCCGGATGGACGACGATCCCGGCACGCTCGCCCGCGTCGCCGTGCGGCTGGCCGGCCTGGGGTGCAACATCCTGGGATTGACCGTCCTCCCGGTACCGGGCGGTGTGCTCGACGAGGTAGCGGTCCGGCCCGCGACCGGGCTCAGCAAGGAGCGGCTGGTCGAGGCGATCCAGGCCGAGGGGTGCGAGTGCACGTGCCGCACCGATGCCGACGTCCGCGACCTGGTGGACGCCCCGGCCGCGGCGCTCGCCGCGGCCCGGCGGGCGGTCGACGACCCGGCGCGGCAGGCCGAGGTGCTGCGCGAGGTGCTCGCCGCGGACCTCGTCACGGCCGTCCCGCTCGCCGAGGCCAACCCCGCGCGCGTCGAGGGCGGTCACCGGGTGGTGTTCGCCGTGGACGGGCGGACCGCACTGGTGGCGCGACGGCGGTGGGCGCCGTTCGTGCAGCTGGAGGTAGCGCGCGCGGAGGCGCTACTGAACCTGCTGGACCGCGCGCAGCGCGCCGTGACCAGGCCGCTGGCCGTCACCTGCGCCGACGGTGCGGCAATCGTGCTGCGCGAGGGCAAGCCGGCGGACGCGGATGCGGTGTCCGCGCTGCACGGCCGGTGCTCGATGACGACGCTCTTCGAGCGGTACCACACCGGGATGCGCACCGTGCCGCGCCGCCGGCTGCACCGGCTGCTGATGCCGCCGCGCGGCCTGAGCCTGCTCGCGGTGTGCGGGCGCGACGTGATCGGGGTCGGGCAGCTGATCCCGGGCCCGGGGGAGATCGCCGAGGTGTCGCTGCTCGTCGAGGACATCTGGCAGCGCAACGGCGTGGGGACGGCACTGTTGAAGCGTCTGGCGGAGATCGCCGGTGCCCGCGGGTGCCGCCGCCTGGTGGCGATGTCCCTGCCCGGGCGGGACGCCATCCACCGGACCGCGGTGCGCGCCGGGCTGGCGCCGGAACCGCCGGAGGAGGAGGGGCTGCTGCGCATCGACCTCCGTCCGGCCGGACCGCATCTACTGAGCGACCTGTAG
- the def gene encoding peptide deformylase, producing MALRELRYFGDPVLKTVCDPVTRFDKGLEQLVTDLLDTVRPDGRAGLAAPQIGVSLRVFSYEVDNLFGYVINPEIVELSDETHEINEGCLSVPELWFPTRRATRAVVRGVDLRNEPVTVEGEGVLAQCLQHEVDHLDGTLYLDRLDKDRKREALKQARDKDWFWSR from the coding sequence ATGGCGTTACGGGAGCTGCGGTACTTCGGCGACCCGGTGCTCAAGACGGTCTGCGATCCCGTGACGCGGTTCGACAAGGGGCTCGAGCAGCTGGTGACCGACCTGCTGGACACTGTGCGGCCGGACGGACGCGCGGGGCTGGCGGCGCCGCAGATCGGCGTGAGCCTGCGGGTGTTCAGCTACGAGGTGGACAACCTGTTCGGGTACGTGATCAACCCCGAGATCGTGGAGCTGTCCGACGAGACGCACGAGATCAACGAGGGCTGCCTGTCGGTGCCGGAGCTGTGGTTCCCCACGCGGCGCGCCACCCGCGCGGTGGTGCGCGGCGTCGACCTGCGCAACGAGCCGGTCACCGTCGAGGGCGAGGGCGTGCTGGCGCAGTGCCTGCAGCACGAGGTCGACCACCTCGACGGCACGCTGTACCTGGACCGGCTGGACAAGGACCGCAAGCGGGAGGCACTCAAACAGGCCCGGGACAAGGACTGGTTCTGGAGCCGCTGA
- a CDS encoding ATP-dependent helicase, protein MTDVLELFSPATRDWFAGAFAAPTQAQAGAWRAAQAGEHALVVAPTGSGKTLAAFLWALDRLAAEPPAADARRRCRVLYVSPLKALAVDVQRNLRAPLAGIRQASHRLGRTPPEITVGMRTGDTSPAERRAFLKTPPDILVTTPESLFLILTSSARESLRGVETVILDEVHAVAGGKRGAHLALSLERLDALLPKPAQRIGLSATVRPIDEVSSFLTGGRPVRVVQPQTAKTIEVRVEVPVEDMANLDAPAPSPLERLDALLPSEGGIGTQEEISGAAVRRPSIWPSVEQRVLELIRQHRSTIVFANSRRLAERMTARLNELAAEQTELAADQRFPAEAIGESGLTTGAGATVAKAHHGSMSREQRTRVEEELKSGSLPCVVATSSLELGIDMGAVDLVVQIEAPPTVASGLQRVGRAGHHVGAVSIGVMFPKFRGDLVSCAVVSERMTAGAIEAIRYPRNPLDVLAQHIVSMVALEPWSVEELAATVRRAAPFTALPDDALLAVLDMLAGRYPSEEFGELRPRITWDRVAGELRGRPGSQRLAVTSGGTIPDRGLFTVMTPGSDGSPGSRVGELDEEMVYESRVGDTILLGTSSWRITDITHDRVIVVPAPGEPARMPFWKGDAPGRPLELGRALGAFVRELSTSDDEKARMRARQAGLDELACDNLLTYLTEQRSATRHVPNDRTILLERFRDELGDWRVVLHSPFGAQVNAPWALAIAARLREQRGVDAQVMHSDDGIVLRLPEALDSDGAEVTIGTDDVLIDPEEVEQIIVAEVGGSALFAARFRECAARSLLLPRRDPRRRTPLWQQRQRASQLLAVAAKYERFPVVLEAMRECLQDVYDVGGLRELMADVRARRVKIAEVETPSPSPFARSLMFGYVGMFLYETDAPLAERRAAALSLDSTLLAELLGTEAIRELLDADVVDEVERSLQRLEPDRHARNAEETADLLRFLGDLSDAEAAARGVRPEWLDELVGQRRVIRVRIAGADRNLSIEDAGRVRDALGVALPIGVPEAFTEPVADPLGDLLSRYARARGPFSAHQAAERFGLGPAVVTGVLDRLTAEGRLVRGELRPVGHPDTHGAGTEYCDAAVLRRLRRASLARLRAEVEPVEPAALGRFLPSWHGIGARMRTAPSVDDVLSVVEQLAGAPLPASALESLILPSRLPGYYPALMDELMTAGEVVWCGAGALAGGDGWVSLAPADVADLLLPEADEEPPAGPLHEAIRNALDGGALFFRQLVDRVTPLLDSAPGDADVVAALWDLVWAGTVTGDTLAPLRALVSGKGAAHKPRQAAPRSRYGRMRAGRPAMPSRTGPPTVAGRWALTPLREPDPTRRTHARTEAFLERHGVLTRGALETERVTGGFSGIYKVLRAMEDSGQVIRGYVVEGLGAAQFAARGAVDRLRAMSDQGGTRRPDAAAGAVVLAATDPAQPYGAALAWPAVPGDTKHRPARKAGALVVLVDGVPALYVERGGRSLLSFTEDEPTLKAAAHALSRAVREGWLGQLAVQRADGEQALTSALADVLRDAGFRATPKGLRLRA, encoded by the coding sequence GTGACCGACGTGCTCGAGCTCTTCTCGCCCGCCACCCGCGACTGGTTCGCGGGTGCCTTCGCCGCGCCCACGCAGGCGCAGGCGGGGGCGTGGCGGGCGGCCCAGGCGGGCGAGCACGCGCTGGTGGTGGCGCCCACCGGGTCGGGCAAGACGCTCGCCGCGTTCCTGTGGGCCCTGGACCGGCTCGCGGCCGAACCACCCGCCGCCGACGCCCGGCGCCGGTGCCGCGTCCTCTACGTGTCGCCGCTGAAGGCGCTCGCGGTCGACGTGCAGCGCAACCTGCGGGCGCCGCTGGCCGGCATCCGGCAGGCCAGCCACCGGCTCGGGCGGACGCCACCGGAGATCACGGTGGGCATGCGCACCGGCGACACCTCGCCGGCCGAGCGGCGGGCGTTCCTCAAGACCCCGCCGGACATCCTGGTGACCACGCCGGAGTCGCTGTTCCTCATCCTCACCTCGTCGGCGCGCGAGTCCCTGCGCGGTGTCGAGACGGTGATCCTGGACGAGGTGCACGCGGTGGCCGGCGGGAAGCGGGGCGCGCACCTGGCGTTGTCGCTGGAGCGGCTCGACGCGCTGCTGCCGAAGCCCGCGCAGCGGATCGGCCTGTCCGCCACGGTCCGGCCGATCGACGAGGTGAGCTCGTTCCTCACCGGCGGCCGGCCGGTGCGGGTGGTGCAGCCGCAGACGGCGAAGACGATCGAGGTGCGGGTCGAGGTCCCGGTCGAGGACATGGCCAACCTGGACGCGCCGGCGCCGAGCCCGCTGGAGCGGCTGGACGCCCTGCTGCCTTCGGAGGGCGGCATCGGCACGCAGGAGGAGATCAGCGGCGCGGCGGTCCGGCGGCCGTCGATCTGGCCGTCGGTGGAGCAGCGCGTGCTGGAGCTGATCCGGCAGCACCGGTCGACCATCGTGTTCGCCAACTCCCGCCGCCTCGCAGAGCGGATGACGGCCCGGCTGAACGAGCTGGCCGCGGAGCAGACCGAGCTGGCGGCCGACCAGCGGTTCCCGGCCGAGGCGATCGGCGAGTCCGGGCTCACCACGGGCGCCGGGGCGACGGTGGCGAAGGCGCACCACGGTTCGATGTCGCGCGAGCAGCGCACCCGGGTCGAGGAGGAACTGAAGTCCGGCAGCCTGCCGTGCGTGGTCGCCACGTCGTCGCTGGAGCTGGGCATCGACATGGGCGCGGTCGACCTGGTGGTGCAGATCGAGGCGCCGCCGACTGTCGCGTCCGGGCTGCAGCGCGTCGGCCGGGCGGGGCACCACGTCGGCGCGGTGTCCATCGGGGTGATGTTCCCGAAGTTCCGGGGCGATCTGGTGTCGTGCGCCGTGGTGTCGGAGCGCATGACGGCCGGCGCGATCGAGGCGATCCGTTACCCGCGCAACCCGCTCGACGTGCTGGCGCAGCACATCGTGTCGATGGTGGCGCTGGAGCCGTGGTCGGTCGAGGAGCTGGCGGCGACGGTCCGGCGCGCGGCCCCGTTCACCGCGCTGCCGGACGACGCGCTGCTGGCGGTGCTGGACATGCTGGCCGGGCGGTACCCGAGCGAGGAGTTCGGTGAGCTGCGCCCGCGCATCACCTGGGACCGGGTGGCGGGTGAGCTGCGCGGGCGGCCGGGGTCGCAGCGGCTCGCGGTCACCTCCGGCGGCACGATCCCCGACCGCGGGTTGTTCACGGTGATGACGCCGGGCAGCGACGGCAGCCCGGGCTCGCGGGTCGGCGAGCTCGACGAGGAAATGGTCTACGAGTCGCGGGTGGGCGACACGATCCTGCTCGGCACGTCGTCGTGGCGGATCACCGACATCACCCACGACCGGGTCATCGTGGTCCCCGCGCCGGGCGAGCCGGCGCGGATGCCGTTCTGGAAGGGTGACGCACCGGGCCGCCCGCTCGAACTCGGCCGCGCGCTCGGCGCGTTCGTCCGGGAACTGTCTACTTCGGACGACGAGAAGGCCCGGATGCGCGCCCGGCAGGCCGGTCTGGACGAGCTGGCCTGCGACAACCTGCTGACGTACCTGACCGAGCAGCGCTCGGCGACGCGGCACGTGCCCAACGACCGCACGATCCTGCTCGAACGGTTCCGCGACGAGCTGGGCGACTGGCGGGTGGTGCTGCACTCGCCGTTCGGGGCGCAGGTCAACGCGCCGTGGGCGCTGGCGATCGCGGCGCGGCTGCGCGAGCAGCGCGGTGTGGACGCGCAGGTGATGCACTCCGACGACGGGATCGTGCTGCGGCTGCCGGAGGCGCTGGACAGCGACGGCGCCGAGGTGACGATCGGCACCGACGACGTGCTGATCGATCCGGAGGAGGTCGAGCAGATCATCGTCGCCGAGGTCGGCGGCTCGGCCCTGTTCGCCGCGCGGTTCCGGGAGTGCGCGGCACGGTCGCTGCTGCTGCCGCGGCGCGACCCGCGGCGGCGCACCCCGCTGTGGCAGCAACGTCAGCGAGCCTCGCAGCTGCTCGCGGTGGCGGCGAAGTACGAGCGCTTCCCGGTGGTGCTGGAGGCGATGCGGGAGTGCCTGCAGGACGTCTACGACGTGGGCGGGCTGCGGGAGCTGATGGCCGACGTGCGGGCGCGGCGCGTGAAGATCGCCGAGGTGGAGACGCCGTCGCCGTCACCCTTCGCGCGCAGCCTGATGTTCGGTTACGTCGGCATGTTCCTCTACGAGACGGACGCGCCGCTCGCGGAACGCCGGGCGGCGGCGCTGTCCCTGGACTCCACGCTGCTGGCCGAGTTGCTCGGCACCGAGGCGATCCGGGAGCTGCTGGACGCCGACGTGGTCGACGAGGTCGAGCGGTCGCTGCAACGCCTGGAGCCCGACCGGCACGCGCGCAACGCCGAGGAGACCGCGGATCTGCTGCGGTTCCTGGGTGATCTTTCCGACGCCGAGGCCGCGGCGCGCGGCGTCCGGCCGGAGTGGCTCGACGAGCTGGTCGGGCAGCGCCGCGTGATCCGGGTGCGCATCGCGGGTGCGGACCGCAACCTGTCCATCGAGGACGCGGGCCGGGTACGGGACGCACTCGGGGTGGCGCTGCCGATCGGGGTGCCGGAGGCGTTCACCGAGCCGGTGGCCGATCCGCTCGGGGACCTGCTGTCCCGGTACGCGCGCGCCCGCGGGCCGTTCTCCGCGCACCAGGCGGCGGAGCGGTTCGGGCTCGGGCCCGCCGTGGTCACCGGGGTGCTCGACCGGCTGACCGCGGAAGGCCGGCTGGTGCGCGGCGAACTGCGCCCGGTCGGTCATCCGGACACGCACGGCGCGGGCACCGAGTACTGCGATGCGGCGGTGCTGCGGCGGTTGCGGCGCGCGTCACTGGCGCGCCTGCGAGCCGAGGTCGAGCCGGTGGAACCCGCCGCGCTGGGCCGGTTCCTGCCGTCCTGGCACGGGATCGGGGCGCGCATGCGGACGGCGCCGAGCGTCGACGACGTGCTGTCGGTGGTCGAGCAGCTCGCGGGCGCGCCGCTGCCGGCGAGCGCGCTGGAGTCGCTGATCCTGCCGAGCCGCCTGCCCGGGTACTACCCGGCGTTGATGGACGAACTGATGACCGCGGGCGAGGTGGTCTGGTGCGGCGCCGGCGCACTGGCCGGTGGCGACGGCTGGGTGTCGCTGGCGCCCGCGGACGTGGCCGACCTGCTGCTGCCGGAGGCCGATGAGGAGCCGCCGGCCGGCCCGCTGCACGAGGCGATCCGGAACGCGCTCGACGGTGGCGCGTTGTTCTTCCGGCAGCTGGTCGACCGGGTGACGCCACTGCTGGACAGCGCCCCGGGCGACGCGGACGTGGTGGCCGCGTTGTGGGACCTGGTGTGGGCGGGCACCGTCACCGGTGACACGCTGGCGCCGCTGCGGGCACTGGTGTCGGGCAAGGGCGCGGCGCACAAGCCCCGGCAGGCGGCGCCGCGCAGCCGGTACGGGCGGATGCGTGCCGGCCGTCCGGCCATGCCCTCGCGCACCGGCCCGCCCACGGTGGCCGGGCGGTGGGCGCTGACGCCGCTGCGGGAGCCGGACCCGACGCGGCGCACGCACGCCCGCACCGAGGCGTTCCTGGAGCGGCACGGCGTGCTGACGCGCGGTGCGCTGGAGACCGAGCGGGTCACCGGCGGGTTCTCCGGGATCTACAAGGTGCTGCGCGCGATGGAGGACTCGGGGCAGGTGATCCGCGGTTACGTCGTGGAGGGCCTGGGCGCCGCGCAGTTCGCCGCGCGCGGGGCGGTGGACCGGTTGCGTGCGATGTCCGATCAGGGCGGCACCCGGCGACCCGACGCGGCGGCCGGCGCGGTGGTGCTCGCGGCGACGGATCCGGCGCAGCCCTACGGCGCGGCGCTGGCGTGGCCGGCGGTGCCCGGTGATACCAAGCACCGTCCCGCGCGCAAGGCCGGTGCCCTGGTGGTGCTGGTCGACGGGGTGCCGGCGCTGTACGTCGAGCGCGGTGGCCGCTCACTGCTGTCGTTCACCGAGGACGAGCCGACGCTGAAGGCAGCCGCGCACGCCCTGTCCCGGGCCGTCCGGGAGGGCTGGCTGGGACAGCTGGCGGTGCAGCGTGCCGACGGCGAGCAGGCGCTGACGTCCGCGCTGGCCGACGTGCTCCGGGACGCGGGTTTCCGGGCGACGCCGAAGGGACTGCGACTACGAGCTTGA
- a CDS encoding Hsp70 family protein: protein MRILSVDLGTSNTVAVLSAHGRAPRVVEVDGSATMPSAVFAEENGTLVVGRDAERRARLDPTRFEPNPKRRVDEQTLLLGRDVVPVNEALAAVLRRVLDETTRQLGGELPDEVRLTHPAQWGPTRRNVLLSAARLAGLSGPLLLVPEPVAAAAHFASLAGRAPAPGQALAVYDLGAGTFDVAVVGATQNGYAVLAEDGLPDLGGLDVDQALMVHVGREVSHSDPQRWQRLLRPESTADRRARRALQEDVKAAKESLSRLPQTEVPMPEPFSDVLVTRGELEALVRPALLRSVELLGRTIAAAGLSPDRLAGIYLVGGSSRLPLVGSMIAEKLGVVASSLDQPETAVALGAHHVARDGISMRTQNVEGRMASTGVPAAFPPPVATVPGTPPGGYPYHPAGFPPGPSNFPSRPVPRSNRKKLVAGITTVVVLLLAAGAAVLWWPSGSSAATFSAADCARPGPVDAQGFTGCLRQLAGTIADGKCTPGAGTGDIAPPQNENIGVLTTCSAPALAGAQVTYLHGGSQAKVREYTDRLLGAVGGNQVRAAWKGNGLDGSYSSASGRTAAVLVFTVADRPLAGVIYQKAGGGQAPLPAGDLATYFEQNVQPGE from the coding sequence GTGCGCATCCTGTCGGTGGATCTCGGTACGTCCAACACCGTGGCGGTACTGTCCGCGCACGGCAGGGCGCCGCGCGTGGTCGAGGTGGACGGGTCCGCCACCATGCCCTCGGCGGTGTTCGCCGAGGAGAACGGCACCCTCGTGGTCGGCCGCGACGCCGAGCGGCGCGCCCGGCTGGACCCCACCCGCTTCGAACCCAACCCCAAACGCCGCGTCGACGAACAGACCCTGCTGCTCGGCCGGGACGTCGTCCCGGTCAACGAGGCGCTGGCCGCCGTGCTGCGCCGCGTGCTCGACGAAACCACCCGCCAGCTCGGCGGCGAGCTGCCCGACGAGGTCCGGCTGACCCACCCCGCCCAGTGGGGCCCCACCCGGCGCAACGTGCTGCTGTCGGCGGCCCGCCTGGCCGGCCTGAGCGGACCGCTGCTGCTCGTCCCCGAGCCGGTCGCGGCGGCCGCGCACTTCGCGTCCCTGGCCGGCCGCGCGCCCGCGCCCGGCCAGGCGCTCGCGGTGTACGACCTCGGCGCGGGCACCTTCGACGTCGCGGTCGTCGGGGCCACCCAGAACGGCTATGCAGTGCTGGCCGAGGACGGTCTGCCCGACCTCGGCGGGCTCGACGTCGACCAAGCGCTGATGGTGCACGTCGGCCGCGAGGTCTCGCATTCCGACCCGCAGCGCTGGCAGCGGTTGCTGCGCCCGGAGTCCACCGCCGACCGGCGGGCCCGGCGCGCGCTGCAGGAGGACGTGAAGGCCGCCAAGGAGTCGCTGTCCCGGCTGCCGCAGACCGAGGTGCCGATGCCCGAGCCGTTCAGCGACGTCCTGGTCACCCGCGGCGAGCTGGAGGCACTGGTCCGCCCGGCGCTGCTGCGCAGCGTCGAGCTGCTCGGCCGCACGATCGCGGCGGCCGGGCTGTCCCCGGACCGGCTGGCCGGCATCTACCTGGTCGGCGGCTCCAGCCGGCTGCCGCTGGTCGGGTCGATGATCGCGGAGAAGCTCGGGGTGGTCGCCAGCAGCCTGGACCAGCCGGAGACCGCGGTCGCGCTCGGCGCGCACCACGTGGCGCGGGACGGCATCAGCATGCGCACCCAGAACGTCGAGGGGCGGATGGCCTCCACCGGTGTCCCCGCCGCGTTCCCGCCACCGGTCGCCACCGTGCCCGGCACCCCACCGGGCGGGTACCCGTACCACCCGGCGGGGTTCCCGCCGGGTCCGTCGAACTTCCCGAGCCGTCCCGTGCCGCGCTCGAACCGGAAGAAGCTCGTCGCCGGCATCACCACGGTCGTCGTCCTGCTGCTCGCCGCCGGCGCCGCCGTCCTGTGGTGGCCGTCCGGCTCGTCGGCCGCCACCTTCAGCGCCGCCGACTGCGCCCGGCCCGGCCCGGTCGACGCCCAGGGCTTCACCGGCTGCCTGCGCCAGCTGGCCGGCACGATCGCCGACGGCAAGTGCACGCCCGGCGCGGGCACCGGGGACATCGCCCCGCCCCAGAACGAGAACATCGGCGTGCTGACCACCTGCTCGGCGCCCGCGCTGGCCGGGGCGCAGGTCACCTACCTGCACGGTGGCTCGCAGGCCAAGGTCAGGGAGTACACCGACCGGCTGCTGGGCGCCGTCGGGGGCAACCAGGTACGGGCCGCGTGGAAGGGCAACGGCCTGGACGGCAGCTACTCGTCGGCGTCCGGGCGCACCGCCGCGGTGCTGGTGTTCACCGTCGCCGACCGCCCGCTGGCCGGGGTGATCTACCAGAAGGCGGGTGGCGGGCAGGCCCCGCTGCCGGCGGGGGACCTGGCCACGTACTTCGAGCAGAACGTGCAGCCCGGCGAGTAG
- a CDS encoding DUF3046 domain-containing protein: MRITVFRRLMADEFGPGRAEILAKDHVFSGLGGRTVEQALAEGTPAKEIWRAVCAEFDVPPERR, from the coding sequence ATGCGCATCACCGTGTTCCGCAGGCTGATGGCCGACGAGTTCGGCCCCGGCCGGGCGGAGATCCTGGCGAAGGACCACGTTTTCAGCGGCCTGGGCGGCCGGACCGTCGAGCAGGCGCTGGCCGAGGGCACCCCGGCGAAGGAAATCTGGCGGGCGGTGTGCGCCGAGTTCGACGTGCCGCCGGAGCGCCGGTGA